The following nucleotide sequence is from Halorussus caseinilyticus.
CTGGAGACCGTAGCGGTCGAGAAGACTGCTCTCCTCGGAGATGCGTTCGCCCTGATAGGGGTGGTTCGGCGTCTCGTAGAACTTGGTGTTTTCGCCGAGCGCCATTATTCTTCACCACCCTCTTCTTCTGCTTCGGCGGCCTGTTCTTCCTTGATTTCCTCGACGTTGACGCCGATGGTGCCCTCGGTACGGCCCGTCGAGCGGGTCCGCTGACCGCGCACCTTCTGACCGCGCTTGTGTCGGACGCCCTTGTACGAGTCAATCATCTTCATCCGGTTGATGTCCTGCCGACGGGTCATGTTCAGGTCGTTGCCCGTCTGGTGGGTCGTCTCTCCGGAGAAGTACTCGTTGCGGTGGTTTGCGAGCCATTCAGGGACCTCGTTGGCGAAGTTCTCGACGGCCTCGACGACGGTATCGATTTCGTCGTCGTCGAGACGGCCGAACGTCGCCGTGCGGTCTACGCCGGTCTTGTCGGCGATGATTCGCGCCGCTCGGCGACCGATCCCGTTCAGTTCGGTCAGGGACCGTTCGACGGACTTCGTCCCATCGAGGTCGGTTTGCCCGATGCGGAC
It contains:
- a CDS encoding 30S ribosomal protein S13 → MSTEEPQEEDEDLRYFVRIGQTDLDGTKSVERSLTELNGIGRRAARIIADKTGVDRTATFGRLDDDEIDTVVEAVENFANEVPEWLANHRNEYFSGETTHQTGNDLNMTRRQDINRMKMIDSYKGVRHKRGQKVRGQRTRSTGRTEGTIGVNVEEIKEEQAAEAEEEGGEE